Proteins from a genomic interval of Papaver somniferum cultivar HN1 chromosome 4, ASM357369v1, whole genome shotgun sequence:
- the LOC113272581 gene encoding uncharacterized protein LOC113272581 produces the protein MHELSKEVFQPWLIIGDLNFHLVRNDNNTDSWVHNKVRDSGIMDIGFEGKDYTWTINSFGTGSKRTRIDLALGNNDWFINFFQAKLLHLNFIGSDHCTVLLITDPIPKNLWIPFKFFSTWLNHDSFRATMDSAWNVNVHGSPAYKFKLKQQSARLNLSQWNKMEFGVSSEHQKYSDSARKCSK, from the coding sequence ATGCATGAACTTAGTAAGGAGGTTTTTCAGCCTTGGTTAATCATAGGTGACCTAAACTTTCATTTAGTTAGGAATGATAATAACACTGATTCTTGGGTCCATAATAAAGTTAGGGACTCGGGTATTATGGATATTGGTTTTGAAGGAAAAGACTATACTTGGACTATTAATAGCTTTGGCACTGGAAGTAAAAGAACTAGAATTGATTTGGCTCTAGGTAATAATGATTGGTTCATAAATTTTTTTCAAGCTAAGCTGTTACACTTGAATTTTATTGGGTCTGATCATTGTACTGTTCTCTTGATTACTGATCCTATTCCTAAAAATCTTTGGATACCTTTCAAGTTTTTCAGTACTTGGTTAAATCATGACTCTTTTAGAGCTACCATGGATTCTGCTTGGAATGTGAACGTGCATGGTAGCCCTGCATATAAATTTAAGCTTAAACAACAAAGTGCTAGGTTAAATTTATCTCAGTGGAACAAGATGGAGTTTGGTGTATCCTCAGAACATCAAAAATATTCAGATTCAGCTAGAAAATGCTCAAAGTGA